In Ooceraea biroi isolate clonal line C1 chromosome 6, Obir_v5.4, whole genome shotgun sequence, the genomic stretch ttttaatagatgcaAGGTGCATGTATCGAACAAAATTTGATGCAACTTCACGTGGTAAGATACACATATGAGACGATGAACGTATACATGCCCAAAAATTTGCCAAAAATAATGGTCGCGCATTACTTTAAAGAACGAAgtatgaaatttaaatagaaaaaaatttattaaaagcttGAAACAAcgaaaaacgtgaaaaatttcTTACACTTGAATCGCAGGACCGATCTCCAACAGCCAATAGAATTCCAACTCCGCACGGTGCGGTGTGAAACGCACCTCAATAAAGTTAGCCGGACATTAtcgacaatattattaatatcgtctaacaaatgttttaattaatctaacaaTCAACAACAAACCACTAACAAACGATTGTCCGGCTAACTTTATTGAAGTGTGAAACGCGCGCTCGTCGCGATGCCGAGCTGCCAACATAGGAACGATTGTCTGGCTggcacaataataataatgataatgaaataGAACTAGCACGATAACTTTATCGTCGAGTCGCTCGACTGTCAATGGGGGTTTCGAAAATGCGGGAGACGCGCGCCGATTCCGTCGTTCTGTCCGAGTGATTCGACCCGGTTGAAGAAGAGTCGCGGAATCATGTGGCCGATGCGGCCGGAGATGACTCGCGACGAGTGCAGGAAATGCTTGAGATATCTCGGTAAGGTTATGTGAACCAAATAATTGCTTTGTTAGGGAGCGAGTCGGTCGGTACCGCTTCTACCGTTTCAGTGTAacgtatttttatgtttcgtCAAAATTTATGTTGCTAACGCGGAGGCGCGTCTTTCTCGTTCCCTGACGCAGTGACGATGAACCGACGTCGCACAGCTTGCATTTTCTGCTATGCGTTCCTCTCAAAGCGCGAGAATCAAGCTTGTTAGGGACTCGAAAACGCGCACTGTTAATAACGTGGGTATGCTTGAGCATGGAAACCGATTTTTCACTTTCCACTCGGTTGTAAATGCTGTGGCCTTCGTGCCAGCTTAACGTCAAGCGTGATCTTTCAGTTTAAATGGGTAAAACTCGGAATTGAATGATCAAGTAAATACGATGCTGATtgagaatgaaaatataagtCTAGGTCCAATTGGACGAATTGTCTGGCACGTTTTTAGGGTCTGAATACGGTGACTCTTTGCATGTTAATGTTAGAAAATGGCCTTTATTTATATCACGTATATAAAGCTTAGGATTAAGCAATACAAAGTACATAGTAGTAAAGAGAATCATATATATGGCATTCAACATTTACTATATATCAtcttgaattttaaaaattgttagtAAAACCAATTAGTGTGAGATGTGTcgtaattaatttgatatatgTTTCTAGATAATGTATTTTGACAATATGTTCTCTGTGTCCTGCAGAATTAGACGCTTATGGGAGTATGGTTTCTGTTCTTCGTGCTCAAGGTCCTTTTACTAGTGAAAAACAGAAGCTGCTGCAGGAACTTGCTAAAGTATTACATATTTCCAATGAAAGGCATCGCGCTGAAATACGAAGAGCTGTAAATGATGAGAAGCTCGCAATGATTGCTAAACAGTATGTATTTCACACAATGCTGAACTTAAGGACTCACAGAAGACTAATTcaaaagttaattatattatgcaaaaatatgtcACTCGATAAAGATACTCTGTGAGGTAGAGTTATATTATTGgcgaaaataatattgcgGGAAGATGATTTATTCATGTAAATTGCTATGTTAAACGTGAAATTGTTATAATGCAGATTGAATGGTCCAAATACTGGGATAGATTGGACCATCGAAGGTCGTCGAACTGTTCCCCTTCTGCCAAGATTAAAAGCGCGGTCTGCGTTCACGATATTAGCGAATAGCTTGTCTCTTGCAACTGCGACTGCGAATGAGAAGAAACCTGATAAGCAGGTTATATCTGGGCGATCTGCGAATTCAATAGATTCATTAAATGGTAATTATAACAACTTACTTAAGTTACATGTTTAATTACATTCTACTCATATAGTTTTGTGTTAACAGTTGTTGAAACTGAATCTCAATCCGAAGCGAAAATAGCAGAAACTTTATCTGTTGATACAAAATCGTGCAAGCTCGAAAATGACGTTGGTAGCAATCAAGTCTTACAAGAGGTACGGTATCGCTCTATCTAATCACGCTTTTcacaatatttatgtaataccGATAGtggtatttttacatttacggATAATATGATTTGTGTAAATTGTAGAATACGAATCTGGTTGAGAACAAGAAAACGGAGGATGTGGCTGATGAAGTCAATAAAGTGATCGAAAAGCCCATGACATCGAGAGTAGCGGCGAAACGCAAGTGCCCGTCACCATTGTTGAACACGCCATCGAATAAAGTTCTAGTGGTGTCGAAACCACTTTGGGCACTTGAAGATAAGCAGGCAGCACAAATACCATCATCACAAGCAGCTACGCGTCATCAAAATGTTGCAGTAATTCCGGCTAATGTCGGTGACGCGTCGGGTTAGCatctctttttctgttatttaatgttttgTATTGTCTAACAGgatctattatttattgtaaaattccaGATGCTAAAGAGAGCGCAACGGTGTCGGGACACTCGAGCGGGTGCACCGCAGTTCCGTCGAACAAGCGTGCAGTCACTACATCGATTTCCGTATGCACAAGCAACGCCAACAACAAGCCTAAAACGATAGTATCTGCTATGCAGAGCAAAGTTAGTAGTACAAAATTAGTGCCCGCGGTATCGAGCAACGCACTGAACACGCAATCACTCAACAAGACGCAATCGGAAAGCAAGGACGTGCAAACCTTGGACGACACAGGTACGTTCTTGCATCGAATTTAGACAAGATTCGCAATATACCCACAATTGATTCTTCAGACATTAATCTTTCTCGCGTTGCTGCAGAGAAAATTCCGAGATCTGAGAACGCCAGCTCAAGTCCGTTATGCCAAAAGCGACCCGTGGGGTCGCTCGTACATGAAGCTCTAGTGCCGATTAAAGCCAGTAAGTATTACAAGGGTTCAGAAAAGAAGACACTTGTTTCTTGTTACATTCAAAATGCATGAattgtaaaatgaaataaatttttaggcAATACACATCGACTTGCGCATACGGTAGCCGTGTATCCTGGTACCACAGTGTCCAGTGGTCCTGGGCCACCTCAAATTAAACAAGTTCCCGCGACACTAATGTGCAAGAAACTGCCATCCGAGGAAACTTCGACCGTCAATCATCAATCCACTGCCAAAACGGTAAATCTAAATACGCTACTTGATCTTAATTTGACAATActgaaattttaatgcaaaagaAAGACTGCgggaataatatttcattgagCAATCTACAAACATGCGTATTGCATATGTTTTTCAGAGCGTTACGATAAATTCGAAAAAAGTTGTAAATATGTCGCATTATCCTAACGCCAAATTGAACGCAAAGACTAATGTGATCGTCATCCAGAAGGGTCATGCGAAAGGTGTGACGCTGTCGCATGCAGGCAaggtattttaataatttcattatgtcaaatacaaaaaaaaaaatcAGAAAGCGATAGTAAAAATCGAACACGTCTCGGAAATGCTATTGCACTGATGGGTACTGACTATTTTAGGAAGTATTGGGAAAAGTTATAATGGGGGGAAAGAACCTATGCGTTACGAGCCAGCATAGCGCGAGCTCCGTTAGTATTCAAAAGCATCATATCTCCTTGAACAATGGTGATCAAACAACGACTTCGCCCGCAAATTCGTCGCAAAGTGCGGAAACTGTTAAAACGAGTGTAAAGGTGAGTCTTCCGTCTTCCATTTTACTACTTATTTTATTGCCTCGCTTTTATTTTCACGTACGTAAGTGTAATTACATTTCGTAGCCGGGGAAAACAGCAGTTGTGTCCGTAGTCGCGACACACTTACGTCACGACGTTTTGGATAAGAGTAAGGGTTTCTCGCAGCTTTTCGACTCGCCTGTTCTCAATTCGGAGTCTAAGACTGTAGTACCAAGCACGAACGCGCACCTGCCAAAAGAAGAATGCAACAGCGAGGCTGATACAATGACTGATCAAGAATCTTCTCAGAAATCTTCCGACTCCATGGTTACTTTCGTGGCGGAGGAGAAACAGTGCAGGTTTGTTTGCTACCTATGCTCGGCGATACATACCGGATAACACTCTTGTATAAAGAATGTGTAAGAAGAATCTTGAACACACGAGGatgttttattgtaatcttttttttctagaaGGAACAACGATGTTAACGCGAGCGTAAATAGTCAGGTATCAAATTCGGTAGACTTCTCGAAGTTGCCAAGGAGCAAGGAGGCGCTTGTCAAACCAAGGCAACTGACGAGTATGCAAGGTACGTTGCGTGCAAAATACATGAAATAGACGTTTCGCTAGATCGAGAATAAATGGCACACTGCGGGATATCCATGTGCATCGGCGTGTCTTTTTATTCCGCAGACGATGCCGGAAGTAACACTCGGGTAGAAGATCCTGACGAGGATATGGACGTGTTCGGCGCGACGTTGGATTCAACGGATATGAACCTGGAGAACTTCCAGTACTTGGCAGATAATAACGCCGAGAGTCGCGAGAGAGCCTCGGGAGAGCCAATACGATCGGTGGTGATTGTGAACCAAGTGGATGAACATGACGACTCGTAACGACTATGGGAATCTCAACGTCATGCGTATTGTAATCGTCGTTGGACGACAGCAAGGCTGATAATACTTTCATTTCGAAAGCGTACTGATATATATCTATCTATTTTACGTAAACATGATACGTTTCTATTTATACAATACGCCTATTTTAACGAGATTTACTACACGCATACGCCTACGTTCTTTAGATGATAATTTCGAGAGAGTGATGATGAGAGATAACCGACTCCGATCTTTATTTGTATGTAACATTATTTTGTACGTAGATCGAGCGGGGTATCTCCGTTCGTTGAAAATCTGTTTCCGGGATTCAAGTATCGCATGGATCGATATTAAGTATTTTAGGTGCCAAAAGCCACTTACGATCTGCCGTTAAAATTTACACTTTTATAAAGAAACGACCCATGACACGCGCCTTGTACAGTAACATTCATTCACTTTCTCGTGATTCCAACTCGCAATGCAAATTAATCCtcgaacaatttttaattttgttgtcttctttttttttctcgtttcctcCCTACCGTTAATAGAACAAAATTGCGAGCTGGAATTCTCAATATGCATTTAGCGCGAGATGTGACTGTGCATTGTGTATTCTTACCTCAAATGTGTTCCTTTCTCGTATCAGATACAGGCAGCtgtatttaacattaaacgcATCTCCAATTCAAGGATTTGTATTTCCatcgtgtgtgtatatatatatacacagatGCGGTAATCCAGTTAGACTATCAAAATAGAAATcagtatataaatatcgtaAATAGTGACTGAGCCATAAATTGTACATGCGAGTTGTAAGAGAAGAAGTAAACGGACGTGACAAATTGCACGCACACTTAAAAAGTCATCTTGTACTTTCGTTTGTAAATACATAAGGTTGAACAGTTCTGTAAATGTGATATTATGGTATTAAGTACTTTAGGAGTTTAGTTCTGTGAATCTGTCACTTGCTCATGTTACTATTGCAACCAGCGttgtaaatattgtacaaatgcCTATGTATTCGGAAATACTGTATCGGAAGAAACagcaatttgtttaaaaatgagTCGAAATGAacttataaattgtatataggtgtatatatctatatatatatatacatatataatgtgCATGTGTATAAAGATACTTTTTCACCTTGCCATCATCGATAAAGCGTAAGTGCTAGTTGAAACTTGATGATAACTTCAGTTACTTCAGCAGCAAACAAGTATATAGATTCTTTCCGCTCTTACTAAAATTTGCTCACACAAGTGGCAGGTCGACAGTTTCCATTAGGAATGTAATTTAGCAGGATAAagctatatttttcataagtGACATGACACTGCCCTCCGATTTGCAATACTACGGTGCTCGATTACGCAGGTTTTCTACTATAACTGTACTTTACGCAGGATTTCCATCACGATGCAAATACTTCTGCCTAAGTCGCTGTACAAATTTGTAAGCAGCAGTATCTATGCGATTGCAATCTTTGCCAATAAGTCAATTGGGACACCGAAGTTTGTGCGTACACCGAGCGTCTCTAATTCTCCGCATCTACCTTTGtatgtaaacaatttttaaaatgatCTGATCagattacaaatatttaatattaatattttaatcgaaacgttgtgtttaCGAGTATCAATAAACTGCCAGTCTGATCGGATTAAAGaggtttacatttattaatatttttaattaatttatatttaattcgtcGAAGcagattattttctaaaagaaTCACAATTTGAAACTTTGTTTCAAGTTGCGCATAATGTTTGTTTTATCAAGACAGATAATGTTGGACAAATGTAAACAGATGTGCTTGCAGATACATATGTAGCATTCACAATCAGTTAAATTTAAGTTTAAACTTATAAGTTAAAGTTAATAGATGCGATAAATTTGAGACATTCCGT encodes the following:
- the LOC105276681 gene encoding BRCA2-interacting transcriptional repressor EMSY, whose amino-acid sequence is MWPMRPEMTRDECRKCLRYLELDAYGSMVSVLRAQGPFTSEKQKLLQELAKVLHISNERHRAEIRRAVNDEKLAMIAKQLNGPNTGIDWTIEGRRTVPLLPRLKARSAFTILANSLSLATATANEKKPDKQVISGRSANSIDSLNVVETESQSEAKIAETLSVDTKSCKLENDVGSNQVLQENTNLVENKKTEDVADEVNKVIEKPMTSRVAAKRKCPSPLLNTPSNKVLVVSKPLWALEDKQAAQIPSSQAATRHQNVAVIPANVGDASDAKESATVSGHSSGCTAVPSNKRAVTTSISVCTSNANNKPKTIVSAMQSKVSSTKLVPAVSSNALNTQSLNKTQSESKDVQTLDDTEKIPRSENASSSPLCQKRPVGSLVHEALVPIKASNTHRLAHTVAVYPGTTVSSGPGPPQIKQVPATLMCKKLPSEETSTVNHQSTAKTSVTINSKKVVNMSHYPNAKLNAKTNVIVIQKGHAKGVTLSHAGKEVLGKVIMGGKNLCVTSQHSASSVSIQKHHISLNNGDQTTTSPANSSQSAETVKTSVKPGKTAVVSVVATHLRHDVLDKSKGFSQLFDSPVLNSESKTVVPSTNAHLPKEECNSEADTMTDQESSQKSSDSMVTFVAEEKQCRRNNDVNASVNSQVSNSVDFSKLPRSKEALVKPRQLTSMQDDAGSNTRVEDPDEDMDVFGATLDSTDMNLENFQYLADNNAESRERASGEPIRSVVIVNQVDEHDDS